A DNA window from Buttiauxella agrestis contains the following coding sequences:
- a CDS encoding helix-turn-helix domain-containing protein, with translation MFTPNFDESVMLIGDEIKKSENAYFSLRKKRQRIEMRKDGNIFYLEKGSVSVYRVENDLVTVSFTAPAILGLAQMRNDVMSHYLRCDTDCEMWVMSSANANEMLTRKSLWMHAFDILTNHLQRYFQRENMRSHKTIREIVIEHVKHIWSLEPEIREKTSVYTFILSRNHISRSAIHKVLQELVNEGKLTLNRGKLSLFSC, from the coding sequence ATGTTCACTCCTAATTTTGATGAATCTGTAATGCTCATCGGTGACGAGATAAAAAAATCTGAAAACGCGTATTTCTCATTGAGAAAAAAACGTCAGCGCATCGAAATGAGAAAGGATGGCAATATATTTTACCTTGAAAAAGGTTCCGTCTCTGTTTACCGGGTTGAAAACGATTTAGTCACGGTGAGTTTCACCGCGCCCGCCATACTCGGCCTGGCACAGATGCGTAATGATGTTATGTCTCATTATCTGCGTTGTGATACCGATTGTGAGATGTGGGTAATGAGTTCGGCTAATGCTAATGAAATGCTCACCAGAAAAAGTTTGTGGATGCATGCATTTGATATTTTAACCAATCATCTGCAACGTTATTTCCAGCGTGAAAATATGCGCTCGCACAAGACCATTCGCGAAATCGTGATTGAGCATGTGAAACATATATGGTCTCTTGAGCCTGAGATCCGCGAAAAGACGTCGGTTTATACTTTCATTTTGAGCAGAAACCATATTTCACGTAGTGCTATTCATAAGGTGCTACAGGAATTGGTTAATGAAGGTAAGTTGACGCTCAATCGTGGGAAGCTGTCTTTGTTCAGTTGCTAA
- a CDS encoding HlyD family type I secretion periplasmic adaptor subunit, with protein MRLAELFKDFRQQARHYFKGRDENQTDNINEVSHALIDDSPRVIRLTLWTILALVVLSFIWAGFAQLDEVTRGEGKAIPSSRLQKIQNLEGGIVTELFVHEGQIVEAGTPLLHLDDTRFASNVGETEADKLGLQAKIDRLSAEAEDKDFIISDEIMKKAPDVARGELDLFNSRRRQFQNEIEGLQEQLVQKRQELRDFQSKQLQYKNSLSLLQQEIKMSEPLLASGAISKVEILRLRRTEVETKGLLDSVSLSIPKSASETKEIENKIGESRNRFQSDALSQLNEARTNLSKAEATGKALEDRVNRTMVVSPVRGIVQQIMVNTIGGVIQPGSDLVEIVPLDDKLLIEVKIQPRDIAFLHPGQHAMVKFTAYDYTTYGGLDGELVQISPDTVTDKEGHSYYIARLRTDKNYLGTKEHPMLIIPGMVASVDILTGKKSILSYLLKPIIRAKAEALRER; from the coding sequence ATGCGTCTCGCTGAGTTATTTAAAGATTTCCGTCAGCAAGCCCGCCACTATTTTAAAGGCCGCGATGAGAACCAGACGGATAATATTAATGAAGTGAGTCATGCACTTATCGATGACTCACCGCGTGTTATCCGCCTGACGCTATGGACCATTTTGGCGTTGGTGGTGTTGTCGTTCATCTGGGCCGGTTTTGCCCAGCTTGATGAAGTGACGCGTGGCGAAGGCAAGGCAATCCCCTCCTCCCGCCTGCAAAAAATTCAGAACCTGGAAGGCGGGATCGTCACTGAACTGTTTGTTCACGAAGGGCAAATTGTTGAAGCCGGCACGCCACTGCTGCATCTGGACGACACGCGTTTTGCATCGAACGTCGGTGAAACGGAAGCGGACAAACTTGGCCTGCAGGCTAAAATTGACCGCCTGAGCGCGGAAGCGGAAGACAAAGATTTCATTATTTCGGATGAGATAATGAAAAAAGCGCCTGATGTCGCTCGTGGCGAACTCGACCTTTTCAACAGCCGCCGCCGACAGTTCCAGAATGAAATCGAAGGGCTTCAGGAACAGTTGGTGCAGAAGAGACAAGAACTGCGCGATTTCCAGTCCAAGCAGTTGCAATACAAAAACAGCCTCAGCTTGTTGCAGCAAGAGATCAAAATGTCTGAGCCACTGCTGGCTTCAGGTGCGATTTCTAAAGTCGAGATTTTGCGTCTGCGCCGCACCGAAGTGGAAACCAAAGGGCTGCTGGATTCTGTCTCGCTTTCCATTCCTAAATCTGCGTCCGAAACCAAAGAGATTGAGAATAAGATTGGAGAAAGCCGCAACCGCTTCCAGAGCGATGCACTTTCCCAGCTCAACGAAGCACGCACTAACCTGAGTAAAGCCGAAGCGACGGGCAAAGCCCTCGAAGACCGCGTCAATCGCACCATGGTGGTTTCGCCAGTTCGCGGTATCGTTCAGCAAATAATGGTCAACACCATTGGCGGCGTGATTCAACCTGGCAGTGATTTAGTCGAAATCGTGCCACTTGACGATAAGCTGCTGATTGAAGTGAAGATCCAACCACGTGATATTGCTTTCTTGCATCCAGGCCAGCATGCGATGGTGAAATTTACCGCTTATGATTACACCACTTACGGCGGACTGGACGGTGAACTGGTGCAGATTAGCCCTGATACCGTGACGGATAAAGAAGGTCACAGTTACTATATTGCCCGTTTGCGTACCGACAAGAACTACCTGGGAACAAAGGAGCATCCAATGCTTATTATTCCGGGAATGGTCGCATCGGTAGATATATTGACGGGTAAGAAATCGATTCTGAGTTATCTGCTAAAACCGATTATTCGCGCAAAAGCAGAAGCCTTACGCGAAAGATAA
- a CDS encoding type I secretion system permease/ATPase, with protein MNTLSETPPVEESHYHDPRSRHDDPLLDCLLVLCSLHGKSASRSTLSSGLPLENDRLTLAILPRAAARAGLKARVIKRTLDKIPAMSLPAVVLLRDGGAAVLLGWNADGKARIMPSESEGGEITIDANELESIYAGQVIFAHPRHEFDLQSESFLPRTKSWFKDTLKLSRYLYMDAVLASLLINLIALGTPLFTMNVYDRVVPNHATVTLWVLAVGICMAFIFDLILKMLRGICLDIAGKKSDLIISATLFERITGMEMKARPARVGSFAQNIHEFQSLRDFLSSLTLTTLIDLPFTLVLLLVIGIIGGTLAWIPLLTFPIALLISWALQKPVNAAVAKTMSLASERQALLIETLSGLDAIKVNNAQSERQYQWEQTLGSLSRLELRVKTLSSFASNLTGWFQQMSGVIMIIVGVYMIIGGKLSMGGLIACYMLNSRALMPMGQLTGLIARYQQARLTINSTEKMMSMPQERREHEHPLKRENFRGSIEFKDVDFSYPEQKNPSLQKINLTIKPGERVGIIGRSGSGKSSISKLIINLYQPTGGNILIDDVDARQLDVNDLRHSIGYVPQDIQLFNGTLRDNLISGARYVDDETMLRAAELAGVNEFARIHPDGYNLQVGERGMQLSGGQRQAVALARALLLEPPVLLLDEPTSAMDNTSEDRIKQGLVPFVADKTLLLVTHKASMLSLVDRLIIVDKGRIIADGPKAIVMDALKKGQINASR; from the coding sequence TTGCTCGACTGCCTGTTGGTGCTGTGCTCTTTGCATGGTAAATCTGCGAGCCGCTCAACATTAAGTAGTGGTTTGCCGCTGGAAAACGATCGTCTGACGCTAGCGATATTACCGCGCGCGGCAGCTCGCGCCGGTTTGAAAGCGCGGGTCATCAAACGCACGCTCGATAAAATTCCGGCAATGTCTCTGCCTGCGGTGGTTCTGCTTCGTGATGGCGGCGCTGCCGTATTACTGGGCTGGAATGCCGACGGCAAAGCACGCATTATGCCGAGCGAAAGCGAAGGCGGTGAAATCACCATTGACGCCAACGAGCTTGAGTCAATCTACGCAGGCCAGGTCATTTTCGCCCACCCGCGCCATGAGTTTGATTTGCAGTCAGAATCGTTCCTGCCGCGTACCAAATCCTGGTTTAAAGATACGCTTAAGCTGTCGCGCTATCTGTATATGGATGCGGTGCTGGCGAGTTTGCTGATTAACCTGATTGCGCTCGGCACGCCGCTGTTTACCATGAACGTGTATGACCGTGTGGTTCCAAACCACGCCACGGTAACGTTGTGGGTTCTGGCGGTTGGGATTTGCATGGCGTTCATTTTTGATTTGATATTAAAAATGCTGCGCGGCATTTGTCTCGATATCGCCGGAAAAAAGAGTGACCTGATTATTTCTGCCACGCTTTTTGAGCGTATCACCGGCATGGAAATGAAAGCGCGCCCGGCTCGCGTCGGCAGCTTTGCACAGAATATTCATGAGTTTCAGTCGCTGCGCGACTTCCTGTCTTCGCTGACGCTGACCACGCTTATCGACCTGCCCTTTACGCTGGTGCTGTTGTTGGTTATCGGGATTATCGGCGGAACTCTGGCGTGGATCCCGCTGCTCACCTTCCCTATCGCATTGCTGATTAGCTGGGCATTACAAAAGCCGGTGAATGCGGCTGTGGCCAAAACCATGAGTCTGGCAAGCGAGCGCCAGGCATTGCTGATTGAAACCCTCAGCGGCCTGGATGCCATCAAAGTTAATAACGCCCAGAGCGAGCGCCAGTATCAGTGGGAACAAACGCTGGGTAGTCTGAGTCGCCTGGAATTGCGCGTGAAAACGCTGTCCAGTTTTGCCAGCAACCTGACCGGATGGTTCCAGCAAATGTCTGGCGTCATCATGATTATTGTCGGCGTGTATATGATTATCGGCGGCAAATTAAGCATGGGTGGACTGATTGCCTGCTACATGCTCAATAGCCGCGCGCTGATGCCGATGGGGCAATTGACCGGGTTAATTGCGCGTTATCAGCAAGCCCGTCTGACCATCAACAGTACCGAAAAAATGATGTCGATGCCGCAGGAACGTCGCGAACACGAGCACCCGCTCAAGCGTGAAAACTTCCGTGGCAGCATTGAGTTTAAAGACGTTGATTTCAGCTATCCCGAGCAGAAAAACCCTTCGCTGCAAAAAATTAATCTGACGATTAAGCCTGGCGAGCGCGTCGGGATTATTGGCCGTAGCGGCTCCGGTAAAAGCTCCATCAGCAAGCTGATTATCAATTTGTACCAGCCAACCGGCGGTAACATTTTGATCGACGACGTCGATGCACGCCAACTGGATGTGAATGATTTACGCCATAGCATTGGTTACGTTCCGCAGGATATTCAGCTATTTAACGGCACGCTGCGCGATAACCTGATTTCTGGTGCGCGTTATGTTGACGATGAAACCATGCTGCGTGCGGCGGAACTGGCGGGGGTTAACGAGTTCGCACGTATTCACCCGGACGGTTATAACCTGCAAGTGGGCGAGCGTGGAATGCAGTTGTCTGGCGGGCAACGCCAGGCCGTGGCGCTGGCTCGCGCGCTACTGCTCGAACCTCCTGTTCTGCTGCTTGATGAACCAACCAGCGCTATGGACAACACCAGCGAAGACAGAATCAAACAGGGCCTGGTGCCGTTTGTTGCTGATAAAACCTTGCTACTGGTGACACATAAAGCGTCGATGCTGTCGTTGGTTGATCGCCTGATTATTGTTGATAAAGGACGCATTATTGCTGATGGCCCGAAAGCTATCGTGATGGATGCGCTGAAGAAGGGTCAAATCAATGCGTCTCGCTGA